One window of Alphaproteobacteria bacterium genomic DNA carries:
- a CDS encoding Rrf2 family transcriptional regulator — protein MLLTTKGRYAVMAMVDLAQQIESEKPAKVQEIAKRQEISLSYLEQIFNKLKNAKIITAIRGPGGGYVLGEVAEKIYVSEVIKAVAEPIKFTRCKADESCVANSSKCKTHILWRGLENKVEGYLANITIADICKGKLK, from the coding sequence ATGTTACTAACTACCAAGGGAAGATATGCGGTTATGGCCATGGTTGATTTGGCCCAACAAATTGAGTCCGAAAAGCCCGCTAAAGTGCAAGAAATTGCAAAGAGGCAAGAAATTTCGCTTAGTTATTTGGAGCAAATTTTCAATAAGCTGAAAAATGCCAAAATTATAACGGCAATAAGAGGTCCTGGTGGTGGTTATGTGTTGGGTGAAGTGGCAGAGAAAATTTATGTTTCTGAGGTTATCAAAGCGGTAGCTGAGCCAATTAAATTCACAAGATGCAAAGCAGATGAATCATGCGTTGCCAATTCTAGTAAATGTAAAACGCACATTTTATGGCGTGGCTTAGAAAATAAAGTTGAAGGTTACCTAGCTAACATTACTATAGCTGATATTTGTAAAGGTAAATTAAAGTAA
- a CDS encoding alpha/beta hydrolase has product MPEIIFNGPEGRLEGRYYHSNEPKAPVALVLHPHPLHGGTMNNKVSYNLFKSFVDNGFSVLRFNFRGVGKSQGKYDDGIGELSDATTAMDWLQAQNPNSNIFWIGGFSFGAWVAMQLLMRRPEIMGFVSISPPANNYDFSFLAPCTASGLIVQGNKDSIVPEEYPAKLADKLAAQKNIEIDYHVIEEADHFFREQQEELSTLLTEYIERRIEVDRDIVSKRRVGKRRRKSRKSKLSLDSSDS; this is encoded by the coding sequence ATGCCAGAAATTATTTTTAATGGTCCTGAAGGCAGGTTAGAAGGTAGATATTACCATAGTAACGAGCCCAAGGCACCAGTTGCACTAGTTCTTCACCCGCACCCATTACATGGTGGCACAATGAATAATAAGGTTTCATATAATTTATTTAAAAGCTTTGTTGATAATGGCTTTTCTGTTTTACGCTTTAACTTTAGAGGTGTAGGCAAATCACAGGGCAAATACGATGATGGGATTGGCGAGCTATCTGATGCAACGACAGCGATGGACTGGCTTCAAGCACAAAATCCAAATTCTAATATATTTTGGATTGGTGGCTTTTCGTTCGGTGCTTGGGTTGCAATGCAATTATTGATGAGGCGTCCTGAAATAATGGGTTTTGTTTCTATTTCACCTCCGGCAAATAATTACGACTTTTCGTTTTTAGCACCATGTACAGCGTCTGGTTTAATTGTGCAAGGTAACAAAGATTCAATTGTTCCAGAAGAGTACCCAGCTAAATTAGCAGATAAATTAGCAGCACAAAAGAACATTGAAATTGATTATCATGTTATAGAAGAAGCTGATCACTTTTTTCGTGAGCAACAAGAGGAATTAAGCACCTTACTTACCGAATATATCGAAAGAAGAATAGAAGTAGACAGAGATATTGTTAGCAAAAGAAGGGTTGGTAAAAGAAGAAGAAAATCAAGAAAGTCAAAGCTTTCTCTTGATAGTAGCGATTCTTAG